From one Balaenoptera acutorostrata chromosome 6, mBalAcu1.1, whole genome shotgun sequence genomic stretch:
- the LCN8 gene encoding epididymal-specific lipocalin-8 isoform X2, translating to MEAGLLSAVLGIILLQVEMTTQDLDLQKIAGFWREVGVASSQNLALQTPKRLEALFLTLSGEELTVKAAYNSSGSCETEQIVSSEVNVSGRFVFPGHREIQVIDTDYEQFAILRVSLHWRDKEFHVLKYFTRSLEGEYEPGFWKFRELTADTGLYLVARHGRCAKLLKEASLCPGLR from the exons ATGGAGGCCGGGCTGCTGAGCGCCGTCCTGGGCATTATCCTGCTGCAGGTGGAAATGACCACGCAGGACCTGGACCTGCAGAAG ATTGCAGGGTTCTGGCGGGAAGTTGGGGTGGCCTCCAGCCAAAACCTGGCACTGCAGACCCCAAAGAGGCTGGAGGCCTTGTTCCTGACCTTGAGTGGGGAGGAGCTGACCGTGAAGGCTGCGTATAATAG CTCAGGAAGTTGTGAGACTGAACAAATAGTGAGCTCAGAAGTAAATGTTTCGGGGAGATTTGTTTTTCCTG GCCACAGGGAGATCCAGGTGATAGACACAGACTACGAACAGTTCGCCATCCTGAGGGTGTCCCTCCACTGGCGGGACAAGGAGTTCCACGTGCTCAAGTATTTCA CTCGGAGCCTTGAGGGCGAGTATGAACCAGGCTTCTGGAAGTTCCGGGAGTTGACCGCAGACACGGGGCTGTACCTAGTGGCCCGGCACG GGAGGTGTGCCAAGCTCCTGAAGGAGGCGAGCCTTTGCCCCGGTCTGCGCTGA
- the LCN8 gene encoding epididymal-specific lipocalin-8 isoform X1, with amino-acid sequence MEAGLLSAVLGIILLQVEMTTQDLDLQKIAGFWREVGVASSQNLALQTPKRLEALFLTLSGEELTVKAAYNSSGSCETEQIVSSEVNVSGRFVFPGHREIQVIDTDYEQFAILRVSLHWRDKEFHVLKYFSKLPLGGAGPLWSSWGPPSPGPCAPTARSLEGEYEPGFWKFRELTADTGLYLVARHGRCAKLLKEASLCPGLR; translated from the exons ATGGAGGCCGGGCTGCTGAGCGCCGTCCTGGGCATTATCCTGCTGCAGGTGGAAATGACCACGCAGGACCTGGACCTGCAGAAG ATTGCAGGGTTCTGGCGGGAAGTTGGGGTGGCCTCCAGCCAAAACCTGGCACTGCAGACCCCAAAGAGGCTGGAGGCCTTGTTCCTGACCTTGAGTGGGGAGGAGCTGACCGTGAAGGCTGCGTATAATAG CTCAGGAAGTTGTGAGACTGAACAAATAGTGAGCTCAGAAGTAAATGTTTCGGGGAGATTTGTTTTTCCTG GCCACAGGGAGATCCAGGTGATAGACACAGACTACGAACAGTTCGCCATCCTGAGGGTGTCCCTCCACTGGCGGGACAAGGAGTTCCACGTGCTCAAGTATTTCAGTAAGCTGCCCCTGGGGGGTGCGGGGCCGCTGTGGTCCTCCTGGGGACCGCCCAGCCCAGGCCCCTGTGCTCCCACAGCTCGGAGCCTTGAGGGCGAGTATGAACCAGGCTTCTGGAAGTTCCGGGAGTTGACCGCAGACACGGGGCTGTACCTAGTGGCCCGGCACG GGAGGTGTGCCAAGCTCCTGAAGGAGGCGAGCCTTTGCCCCGGTCTGCGCTGA